One genomic segment of Ictalurus punctatus breed USDA103 chromosome 4, Coco_2.0, whole genome shotgun sequence includes these proteins:
- the lrch3 gene encoding DISP complex protein LRCH3 isoform X3, translated as MAASVLLSAESTVPGFSVGGSTGASGTAGNGLTVPGPASWNRSLDRAFEEAAATGCLNLSGRKLKEFPRSAASHDLTDTTRADLSRNRLPELPVEVCMFVSLENLNLYQNCLRSLPESLINLQALTYLNISRNQVSTLPAHLCSLPLKVLIACNNKLVSLPEELGQLRQLTELDVSCNEIQTLPAQVGQLEALRDLNIRRNHLVRLPPELAELPLVRLDFSCNKVTSIPVCYRNLRHLQSIVLDNNPLQSPPAQICIKGKIHIFKYLNIEACKIAPDLSDYDRRPLGFGSCVEELYPGRPYGALDSGFNSVDSGDKRWSGNEPSDELSDLPLRVAELTREQRLRRDRERDEHKTGSLLANGILEAELDQIDFIDSCTGEEEEEDGRSQGREPVSLSSQFMAYIERRITREGSPVKAGSYRDARNDESRRYMSLQNRVSDTVGTLSSPSHSQRPGSGGGVERIRREAQLAAQRYEDERQRARGGQREPMRTYAKQKSAQSPPKLSPTDGENLYPSRRSTHTDDSALFMQGEDRASLASNALQSPSYPGPAAPTSCRGASSRPDSFLYRLSQREEKKRESRTGRLEPGSVTPTPSPAPGLTGEEAELVEQLRKNIESRLKVSLPSDLGAALTDGVVLCHLANHVRPRSVPSIHVPSPAVPKLTMAKCRRNVENFLEACRKIGVPQSQLCLPLHILEEKGLEQVAGTVRALLELAPPKNITSPTTSSALSM; from the exons ATGGCGGCCTCGGTGTTGCTCTCTGCGGAAAGCACCGTGCCTGGATTCTCTGTCGGTGGTAGTACCGGTGCGTCAGGGACCGCCGGGAATGGATTAACCGTGCCTGGACCTGCGAGTTGGAACCGTTCCCTGGACCGGGCGTTTGAAGAAGCTGCGGCCACCGGCTGCCTCAACCTTAGCGGCAGGAAGCTGAAGGAGTTCCCGAGGAGCGCCGCTAGTCACGACCTGACCGACACGACCCGGGCCG acctGTCGCGTAACAGACTGCCCGAGCTGCCGGTGGAGGTGTGTATGTTCGTGTCGTTGGAGAATCTGAACCTGTACCAGAACTGCCTCCGTTCTCTACCTGAGAGTCTGATCAACCTACAGGCCCTCACTTACCTGAACATCag tCGTAATCAGGTGTCCACTCTGCCTGCTCACCTGTGCAGTCTGCCACTCAAAGTGCTCATCGCCTGCAACAACAAGCTCGTGTCCCTGCCTGAAGAACTCGGCCAGCTCCGACAGCTCACCGAACTG GACGTGAGCTGTAATGAGATTCAGACGTTACCTGCGCAGGTGGGCCAGCTCGAAGCTCTGAGAGACCTGAATATCCGCCGAAACCACCTGGTCCGCCTGCCTCCGG AACTGGCGGAGCTTCCTCTGGTGCGCTTGGATTTCTCCTGTAACAAGGTGACGTCCATCCCGGTGTGTTACCGCAACCTCCGACACCTGCAGAGCATCGTGCTGGACAACAACCCCCTCCAGAGCCCGCCCGCgcag atcTGCATCAAGGGGAAGATCCACATATTTAAGTATTTGAACATAGAGGCGTGTAAAATAGCTCCAGATCTCTCGGATTACGACAGAAGACCACTGGGCTTTGGGTCCTG cGTGGAGGAACTTTATCCTGGCCGGCCGTATGGAGCTCTGGACTCGGGGTTTAACAGCGTGGACAGCGGAGACAAGCGCTGGTCAGGCAATGAA CCATCAGACGAGCTGTCGGACCTGCCACTCAGAGTAGCGGAGTTAACCAGAGAGCAGAGACTCCGGCGAGACAGAGAGCGGGACGAGCACAAGACCGGATCGCTGTTGGCTAACGGAATAT TGGAGGCAGAGCTCGACCAGATCGACTTTATTGACAGCTGCACgggggaagaagaagaggaggatggGCGGAGCCAAGGACGGGAGCCAGTCAGCCTCAGCTCTCAGTTTATGGCCTACATCGAGAGACGAATCACccgagag GGCTCACCGGTGAAAGCAGGTTCCTACAGAGATGCGAGAAATGACGAATCAAGACGCTACATGTCTTTACAGaaccg TGTATCGGATACAGTCGGCACGTTGTCATCTCCGTCTCACAGCCAG cggcCGGGCTCAGGTGGCGGTGTGGAACGCATTCGGCGGGAGGCCCAACTCGCCGCTCAGAGGTACGAAGATGAGCGGCAGAGAGCGCGAGGCGGACAGAGAGAACCCATGAGGACTTACGCCAAG CAGAAGTCAGCTCAGAGTCCACCGAAGCTCAGTCCTACAGACGGCGAG AACCTGTACCCTTCCAGGCGTTCTACTCATACGGATGACTCCGCCCTCTTTATG CAAGGGGAAGATCGAGCTTCGCTGGCCTCGAACG CGCTCCAGTCCCCCTCGTACCCCGGCCCCGCCGCCCCGACCTCCTGCCGTGGAGCCAGTTCACGTCCCGACAGTTTCCTGTACCGCCTCAgccagagagaggagaagaaacgAG agtcgAGAACTGGGAGGCTGGAGCCAGGTAGTGTGACTCCTACACCTTCACCAGCTCCAGGACTCACAGGAGAAGAAGCTGAACTGGTGGAACAGCTCAGAAAG AACATTGAGTCTCGGCTGAAAGTTTCGTTGCCTAGCGACCTGGGGGCGGCGCTGACGGACGGGGTTGTGCTGTGCCATCTGGCCAATCACGTGCGGCCTCGCTCAGTACCCAGCATCCACGTGCCCTCGCCTGCAGTG CCCAAACTGACTATGGCTAAATGTCGACGGAACGTGGAGAACTTCTTGGAGGCGTGTCGTAAAATCGGCGTCC
- the lrch3 gene encoding DISP complex protein LRCH3 isoform X2 encodes MAASVLLSAESTVPGFSVGGSTGASGTAGNGLTVPGPASWNRSLDRAFEEAAATGCLNLSGRKLKEFPRSAASHDLTDTTRADLSRNRLPELPVEVCMFVSLENLNLYQNCLRSLPESLINLQALTYLNISRNQVSTLPAHLCSLPLKVLIACNNKLVSLPEELGQLRQLTELDVSCNEIQTLPAQVGQLEALRDLNIRRNHLVRLPPELAELPLVRLDFSCNKVTSIPVCYRNLRHLQSIVLDNNPLQSPPAQICIKGKIHIFKYLNIEACKIAPDLSDYDRRPLGFGSCVEELYPGRPYGALDSGFNSVDSGDKRWSGNEPSDELSDLPLRVAELTREQRLRRDRERDEHKTGSLLANGILEAELDQIDFIDSCTGEEEEEDGRSQGREPVSLSSQFMAYIERRITREGSPVKAGSYRDARNDESRRYMSLQNRSVSDTVGTLSSPSHSQRPGSGGGVERIRREAQLAAQRYEDERQRARGGQREPMRTYAKKSAQSPPKLSPTDGENLYPSRRSTHTDDSALFMQGEDRASLASNALQSPSYPGPAAPTSCRGASSRPDSFLYRLSQREEKKRESRTGRLEPGSVTPTPSPAPGLTGEEAELVEQLRKNIESRLKVSLPSDLGAALTDGVVLCHLANHVRPRSVPSIHVPSPAVPKLTMAKCRRNVENFLEACRKIGVPQSQLCLPLHILEEKGLEQVAGTVRALLELAPPKNITSPTTSSALSM; translated from the exons ATGGCGGCCTCGGTGTTGCTCTCTGCGGAAAGCACCGTGCCTGGATTCTCTGTCGGTGGTAGTACCGGTGCGTCAGGGACCGCCGGGAATGGATTAACCGTGCCTGGACCTGCGAGTTGGAACCGTTCCCTGGACCGGGCGTTTGAAGAAGCTGCGGCCACCGGCTGCCTCAACCTTAGCGGCAGGAAGCTGAAGGAGTTCCCGAGGAGCGCCGCTAGTCACGACCTGACCGACACGACCCGGGCCG acctGTCGCGTAACAGACTGCCCGAGCTGCCGGTGGAGGTGTGTATGTTCGTGTCGTTGGAGAATCTGAACCTGTACCAGAACTGCCTCCGTTCTCTACCTGAGAGTCTGATCAACCTACAGGCCCTCACTTACCTGAACATCag tCGTAATCAGGTGTCCACTCTGCCTGCTCACCTGTGCAGTCTGCCACTCAAAGTGCTCATCGCCTGCAACAACAAGCTCGTGTCCCTGCCTGAAGAACTCGGCCAGCTCCGACAGCTCACCGAACTG GACGTGAGCTGTAATGAGATTCAGACGTTACCTGCGCAGGTGGGCCAGCTCGAAGCTCTGAGAGACCTGAATATCCGCCGAAACCACCTGGTCCGCCTGCCTCCGG AACTGGCGGAGCTTCCTCTGGTGCGCTTGGATTTCTCCTGTAACAAGGTGACGTCCATCCCGGTGTGTTACCGCAACCTCCGACACCTGCAGAGCATCGTGCTGGACAACAACCCCCTCCAGAGCCCGCCCGCgcag atcTGCATCAAGGGGAAGATCCACATATTTAAGTATTTGAACATAGAGGCGTGTAAAATAGCTCCAGATCTCTCGGATTACGACAGAAGACCACTGGGCTTTGGGTCCTG cGTGGAGGAACTTTATCCTGGCCGGCCGTATGGAGCTCTGGACTCGGGGTTTAACAGCGTGGACAGCGGAGACAAGCGCTGGTCAGGCAATGAA CCATCAGACGAGCTGTCGGACCTGCCACTCAGAGTAGCGGAGTTAACCAGAGAGCAGAGACTCCGGCGAGACAGAGAGCGGGACGAGCACAAGACCGGATCGCTGTTGGCTAACGGAATAT TGGAGGCAGAGCTCGACCAGATCGACTTTATTGACAGCTGCACgggggaagaagaagaggaggatggGCGGAGCCAAGGACGGGAGCCAGTCAGCCTCAGCTCTCAGTTTATGGCCTACATCGAGAGACGAATCACccgagag GGCTCACCGGTGAAAGCAGGTTCCTACAGAGATGCGAGAAATGACGAATCAAGACGCTACATGTCTTTACAGaaccg AAGTGTATCGGATACAGTCGGCACGTTGTCATCTCCGTCTCACAGCCAG cggcCGGGCTCAGGTGGCGGTGTGGAACGCATTCGGCGGGAGGCCCAACTCGCCGCTCAGAGGTACGAAGATGAGCGGCAGAGAGCGCGAGGCGGACAGAGAGAACCCATGAGGACTTACGCCAAG AAGTCAGCTCAGAGTCCACCGAAGCTCAGTCCTACAGACGGCGAG AACCTGTACCCTTCCAGGCGTTCTACTCATACGGATGACTCCGCCCTCTTTATG CAAGGGGAAGATCGAGCTTCGCTGGCCTCGAACG CGCTCCAGTCCCCCTCGTACCCCGGCCCCGCCGCCCCGACCTCCTGCCGTGGAGCCAGTTCACGTCCCGACAGTTTCCTGTACCGCCTCAgccagagagaggagaagaaacgAG agtcgAGAACTGGGAGGCTGGAGCCAGGTAGTGTGACTCCTACACCTTCACCAGCTCCAGGACTCACAGGAGAAGAAGCTGAACTGGTGGAACAGCTCAGAAAG AACATTGAGTCTCGGCTGAAAGTTTCGTTGCCTAGCGACCTGGGGGCGGCGCTGACGGACGGGGTTGTGCTGTGCCATCTGGCCAATCACGTGCGGCCTCGCTCAGTACCCAGCATCCACGTGCCCTCGCCTGCAGTG CCCAAACTGACTATGGCTAAATGTCGACGGAACGTGGAGAACTTCTTGGAGGCGTGTCGTAAAATCGGCGTCC
- the lrch3 gene encoding DISP complex protein LRCH3 isoform X1, with protein MAASVLLSAESTVPGFSVGGSTGASGTAGNGLTVPGPASWNRSLDRAFEEAAATGCLNLSGRKLKEFPRSAASHDLTDTTRADLSRNRLPELPVEVCMFVSLENLNLYQNCLRSLPESLINLQALTYLNISRNQVSTLPAHLCSLPLKVLIACNNKLVSLPEELGQLRQLTELDVSCNEIQTLPAQVGQLEALRDLNIRRNHLVRLPPELAELPLVRLDFSCNKVTSIPVCYRNLRHLQSIVLDNNPLQSPPAQICIKGKIHIFKYLNIEACKIAPDLSDYDRRPLGFGSCVEELYPGRPYGALDSGFNSVDSGDKRWSGNEPSDELSDLPLRVAELTREQRLRRDRERDEHKTGSLLANGILEAELDQIDFIDSCTGEEEEEDGRSQGREPVSLSSQFMAYIERRITREGSPVKAGSYRDARNDESRRYMSLQNRSVSDTVGTLSSPSHSQRPGSGGGVERIRREAQLAAQRYEDERQRARGGQREPMRTYAKQKSAQSPPKLSPTDGENLYPSRRSTHTDDSALFMQGEDRASLASNALQSPSYPGPAAPTSCRGASSRPDSFLYRLSQREEKKRESRTGRLEPGSVTPTPSPAPGLTGEEAELVEQLRKNIESRLKVSLPSDLGAALTDGVVLCHLANHVRPRSVPSIHVPSPAVPKLTMAKCRRNVENFLEACRKIGVPQSQLCLPLHILEEKGLEQVAGTVRALLELAPPKNITSPTTSSALSM; from the exons ATGGCGGCCTCGGTGTTGCTCTCTGCGGAAAGCACCGTGCCTGGATTCTCTGTCGGTGGTAGTACCGGTGCGTCAGGGACCGCCGGGAATGGATTAACCGTGCCTGGACCTGCGAGTTGGAACCGTTCCCTGGACCGGGCGTTTGAAGAAGCTGCGGCCACCGGCTGCCTCAACCTTAGCGGCAGGAAGCTGAAGGAGTTCCCGAGGAGCGCCGCTAGTCACGACCTGACCGACACGACCCGGGCCG acctGTCGCGTAACAGACTGCCCGAGCTGCCGGTGGAGGTGTGTATGTTCGTGTCGTTGGAGAATCTGAACCTGTACCAGAACTGCCTCCGTTCTCTACCTGAGAGTCTGATCAACCTACAGGCCCTCACTTACCTGAACATCag tCGTAATCAGGTGTCCACTCTGCCTGCTCACCTGTGCAGTCTGCCACTCAAAGTGCTCATCGCCTGCAACAACAAGCTCGTGTCCCTGCCTGAAGAACTCGGCCAGCTCCGACAGCTCACCGAACTG GACGTGAGCTGTAATGAGATTCAGACGTTACCTGCGCAGGTGGGCCAGCTCGAAGCTCTGAGAGACCTGAATATCCGCCGAAACCACCTGGTCCGCCTGCCTCCGG AACTGGCGGAGCTTCCTCTGGTGCGCTTGGATTTCTCCTGTAACAAGGTGACGTCCATCCCGGTGTGTTACCGCAACCTCCGACACCTGCAGAGCATCGTGCTGGACAACAACCCCCTCCAGAGCCCGCCCGCgcag atcTGCATCAAGGGGAAGATCCACATATTTAAGTATTTGAACATAGAGGCGTGTAAAATAGCTCCAGATCTCTCGGATTACGACAGAAGACCACTGGGCTTTGGGTCCTG cGTGGAGGAACTTTATCCTGGCCGGCCGTATGGAGCTCTGGACTCGGGGTTTAACAGCGTGGACAGCGGAGACAAGCGCTGGTCAGGCAATGAA CCATCAGACGAGCTGTCGGACCTGCCACTCAGAGTAGCGGAGTTAACCAGAGAGCAGAGACTCCGGCGAGACAGAGAGCGGGACGAGCACAAGACCGGATCGCTGTTGGCTAACGGAATAT TGGAGGCAGAGCTCGACCAGATCGACTTTATTGACAGCTGCACgggggaagaagaagaggaggatggGCGGAGCCAAGGACGGGAGCCAGTCAGCCTCAGCTCTCAGTTTATGGCCTACATCGAGAGACGAATCACccgagag GGCTCACCGGTGAAAGCAGGTTCCTACAGAGATGCGAGAAATGACGAATCAAGACGCTACATGTCTTTACAGaaccg AAGTGTATCGGATACAGTCGGCACGTTGTCATCTCCGTCTCACAGCCAG cggcCGGGCTCAGGTGGCGGTGTGGAACGCATTCGGCGGGAGGCCCAACTCGCCGCTCAGAGGTACGAAGATGAGCGGCAGAGAGCGCGAGGCGGACAGAGAGAACCCATGAGGACTTACGCCAAG CAGAAGTCAGCTCAGAGTCCACCGAAGCTCAGTCCTACAGACGGCGAG AACCTGTACCCTTCCAGGCGTTCTACTCATACGGATGACTCCGCCCTCTTTATG CAAGGGGAAGATCGAGCTTCGCTGGCCTCGAACG CGCTCCAGTCCCCCTCGTACCCCGGCCCCGCCGCCCCGACCTCCTGCCGTGGAGCCAGTTCACGTCCCGACAGTTTCCTGTACCGCCTCAgccagagagaggagaagaaacgAG agtcgAGAACTGGGAGGCTGGAGCCAGGTAGTGTGACTCCTACACCTTCACCAGCTCCAGGACTCACAGGAGAAGAAGCTGAACTGGTGGAACAGCTCAGAAAG AACATTGAGTCTCGGCTGAAAGTTTCGTTGCCTAGCGACCTGGGGGCGGCGCTGACGGACGGGGTTGTGCTGTGCCATCTGGCCAATCACGTGCGGCCTCGCTCAGTACCCAGCATCCACGTGCCCTCGCCTGCAGTG CCCAAACTGACTATGGCTAAATGTCGACGGAACGTGGAGAACTTCTTGGAGGCGTGTCGTAAAATCGGCGTCC